The region GCTGCTGCAATATGGAAAGTATAAAAAGCTTTCAGATGTCTCATTGGTGAAAATAACTCACGTATTAGAAGAGATTTAATCGATTATAGCTAGCATAAAAACTCGCTACAATATTTTTATTAAAACACATTAACGAATCAGGAATACATAAAATGGAATGGTTAAGTATGGCTGTATTAGGGCTATTAATAGTCATCAGTCCTGGAGCTGACTTTGTATTAGTCTTAAGAAACAGCTTACATCAAGGACGAACAACAGGTCTTTGGACTGCTATAGGAATAAGTTTAGGGATCACAGTACACATCTGTTACTCCACACTTGGAATTGGCTACTTAATTTCACACAATGAATTATTATTCAATGTGATTCGTTACGCTGGAGCAGGCTATTTGATCTATTTAGGGATAAAAGGGTTATTATCAAAAAAGCATGCTATCGATATATTAAACACCCCCAGCCAAAGCAGTACTAAGTTCAATGCCATGGCGCAAGGTTTTTTCTGTAATGTATTAAATCCAAAAACCATGTTGTTTTTTTTGAGTGTATTCAGCCAATTACTCACACTAGATAAAACGAGTCAATTTGAGGCTCTTCTCTATGGGCTCTATATGGTTATATTGCACGCTTGCTGGTTCGGTATCGTGGCAATTCTTTTTACATCAAGGCCACTACAAAATCAGCTAAACCGAATGCAGCAGAAGATAAACCAAGCTTGTGGTGCAGGCCTCGTTATCTTCGGTATTGTATTAGGGTTGAAAACTTAATAGCAAAATAAGATTAAAGGGAAAAATTAGCAATTGTCTTTTGAATGCCAATCACATCGGTTCCCTTTTTAAGTTCTTTAATCAGTGGATCTTTTTGACCTGAGATCCACAGCTTCAGCTCTGAATCCATATCGAACCGCCCCGCTGTTTCGACTTCAAAATGCGTAATTGCCTTATAAGGAATGGAGTGATAGCTAACTTTTTTGCCTGTCACACCCTGTTTATCAATCAAAATAAGTCGCTTATTAGTAAACACAAACATGTCTCGAATGACTTTATACGCTAAATGTAACTGCTCATTATCACCCAATATTGGGCTTAACTCTTCTGTTAATTCATCTAAATTAACTTCCGATGCATTACCCATCAACGAATCTAATAATCCCATTTATTATCCTTAAATCATCAAATACTAAATCTACAATGAATGTATTCTAAAATAGCATAAGCTTACAGCAGCTTTAAGACATTATGGTTAGAATCCGAAGAAAAGTCTTGATGTTCAAAGTTTATCTGAACACCAATTACATTAAATAAGCCTAAGCATACTCAAGCTAAACTCAATTTTCACTCTAATGTTTAACCATAAAGTCAGCTGGGCATCTAGCCCCTTTACGCCATACGTTGGTATAAATAGCAGGCGATGCACCAGTTGACCACCAAATTGCTTTGTACTGATAGCCTTCAAAGGCAACCTTATCACCCAACCAATAACTCACTGATGCATCCCACTTAGCAAGATCTCCACATGTGCCCCCTGCTGACACAGAAATATTTTGGCTTTCACTATCCGAAGTGCCATTGCTATCACTGACAGTCAGCATCACTTGATATTGGCCTGCTGCAGAGTAAAGATGACTCGGTGATACCTCCGCACTAACACTACCATCACCAAATTTCCATTGGTAACTTGTCAATGCTCCTCTAGAGGTTGATGAATCAAATTCACACGTTAATTCATTGCATTGCGAAGTAAAATTTGCCACTGGATCAGCTGGTTCTCCACCCGCATCAGGATTACCCATTTCGATAGCAAAACTCAATGCTAAACGAGCAAAAGGCACCGAATTAGCCGCTTCACTATCGCTATTTAATAATGTGTCATGACGAGAGTGGATATTCGAGTTGGAATCATTAAAACGTGATTCAAATGGCATTGTTGCTGGGTACCCTTGATTGTACCAAGAGGCATGATCTGAACAAGCATAGCCGCATCTGTCATTGCCATAAACTATCGTCGGTTGATAAGTATCAAGCAATTGCTTCATATAATCAGTAAAACCAGTATCAACATAGTCGGTCATAAACACCATATCTTCAGCCGAGCCATGATAATTAGTCATGTCTAACTGCAGTGCAGCTAACACTTTTTTACCGCTCCCTTTATAAGCCGCTGCAATTTCTTTTGATCCCCTTAAACCGACTTCTTCAGCGGCATAACCTATGATGTGAATGCTGCGCTGAGGTTGTTCGCCATTACTAAGCAACACATTAGCGACACTCGTCAGTGACGCGATGCCAGAGGCATCATCGTCAACACCAGGTGCAACAGTACCTTCACGTGTTCCCCGACCTGCAGTGGAATCAAGATGGCCACCCATGACTAAAATATCATCAGGATACACACTACCTGTGATTTTTAATATCACAGAGTCTTGCCCCCAACCGCCATGATTATAAGGCTCGACACTTGCCCAGCTATGTTGACTGGCAAGTTGCCCCCAATGGCTCGCTAACCAATCTGCTGCCTGCTCGCCAGTATCAGTGGTGTAATAGCGATTAGTAAAGTTGCTCAGCGACTGAATGGTCGCTTTAATATTGCCAGCCTGAATTTGTGGCAGCAATGCATTTACTTTGATCCTTTGCTGAATAGGAGGTGCTACAAAAGCTTGAATCACCTTTGGCCCCTGTAAGGCATCCATTGCCTCTTGGTAACTGCTATGAACAATATAACCCCCGCAGCGATTTTTCTCTTCATGCATTAACTGAGTTAAATGTTGCAGCTGTGATTCATCTGCTTGATAGATAAGCACTGGAGTATCTGCAGTATTGCGCCCTTGTAATGCTGGCGCTAAAGTTGCACCCACTTGAGACACTTGAAGCGCAGCATCATTACCAACAGTGATCCATACTTTTTTATCCTCGGCACTAACAATAGGCGCTGCAATTAAGCAAGGCAGTAAAAAATGAATGGCCAACTTTTTTGAATATGTGTACATAGCAAACATCCTTTTAGATTTAAGAATTAAACATCTCCGACGTTCTAGACATAACTTGCCATCGATAACGCTATTGGTAACGACAGACTTGTTAGCCTTATTGATCGAAGCGCCATTGACGCTTCTACTAAAAACTTAGCCTCCTGAACACTTAGCTCCTTTAGCCCACACATTAGTGTAAAGTGCAGGTGATGCCGCCATTGACCACCAAATGGCTAAGTACTGGTAACCTTCAAAGGACACCTCGTCACCTATTTCATAGAGAGTTGCAGTATCCCAAGCAATTAAACCATCACAATCTGTTGGTACTTCACCACCGCCAGTGATTGATAGCGGTAGCGTCTTAACATCACTTAGCCCTTCAGCATCTTTCACCGTCAGTGAAACCATGTAAGAACCTGCTACTGTATAACTGTGTAATGGACTCTTACTCGTGGATGATGTGCCATCCCCAAAGTCCCATTCATGGCTCACAATACCTTTATCATCGGTTGATGAATCGGTAAAAGTAACCATGAGTTCATTTATTGAATAACTGAAATTAGCATCAGGGTTTCGATTCCCCACCCCGCCACAACCAGAACCGTCTTTAACACCACTATTGTTTACCCCTACAGCTTCAAGTGATGCCAACACATCATCGACACAATACCCTAAATCTTTGGCTGCGTTGTAGACACCACGGCCTGCAGAATCAAAGCTCGAATTCGCATTCCAATAAAGCTGATTTGCTTTAACATAAATGTCAAAAGCTTGCCGTATATTCCAGCCTTGAGTGGTCGACAACACATAAAATGCCTTGTTATAGATCCCAGAGCTGAAATGCACATTCATCCCTGAGGTATAATCTTGAGTATGATCGATTGAACGGCCATCCTGTGGGGGATTATCCATATATCGCATAGCACCACTGCCTTTCTTTATCCTGTCTCCTATCTGCCAACTAAAGCGACCTTCGAGATAATAACTGGCTGCTGCCGCTGCAATATCAGAAAAAGATTCATTAAGGCCACCTGATTGATTTTCATAGGCTAAGTTTGAATTTTGCTGAGTAAAACCATGACTCACTTCATGAGCAACAACGCCTAATCCAACCAAAGGATGGAACGTGTTTTTCCCATCACCAAATGTCATTTGTGTTCCATCCCAAAACGCATTTTCATAATTGCGATCATAATGAACACGCATCTTAAGCTTTTGGGTAATAGGAGATTGACGATACCAATTCTGGTACATATTAAAGATAACTTGACCAAAAGCGTGTGCATCATTCAACGCTGAATAGCCACCATTAACTTCACGAGAAGTATTTTCAAAACAAGGGAAAGTATGAATGCTACCACCAAATTTTTGATGGTTCATATCATGTGTTTCAACATTGGCACTATCAAGGCGACAAGTATTACCACTCTCCATCACTTCAAAAGCCGGGTACTTATCACCGTAAATATATCGACCAGTTCTATCATTACCACCAGGGCCAGTAGCCTGAGCAAACGTCATGCCTTCCCAATGATGTAACACTTCACCGCTATGGGCATCGATAAACTGATAAGGACGACTTGGTTGTTCTCCATGGGTATCAACATAAGAAATCAACCAGACAAGATGAGCCTTATTTTTCTTATCTAACCAGATATAAAGCTGACTATCAACGTTATAAGCCTGTTCTTGAAGTCGTTGAAATTCGCCTCGCTCAAATGCAACTTTCATTGCTTCATCAAGAGAGAAGCTTGGTTTCACCGAAATGACATCGCTGTCAATCTGGGCGATATGCATACCAAATACATCATAAAATACATTCATTGCTGAACGACTTGCTACCACACTGGCACCAAAAACAGGTACGCCTTGATAGAATTGTTGATAACGAGCACGAATATCACCACTGGTTGAGGTAGCAGTAGCTGTGACTTGATATGTATTAACTTGGGTGGCTGAAAGTAGGCTCTGAGCTGTTAGCTCGCCACTGGAAAAACTCATCATTTGTTGAAAATCGATTTGCTCAGCTGAAAGTGCATTTCCACTCAAAACTGCCGTGACTGAAATTGCGCACATTAATATATTTTTATTAGTTGTAAACATTTTTAGTGTCTCCATGTCTCTGTTGGATAATTGATATAGCAATTAATCCCGACACGATGAACAACATGTAATTCACAAAAATACAGTTACAACTCAGCCAGTTAAAATATGACCACCCTATCTACAACAATGAATAACATAAACATTGTGTCGACAAAAAATAACTACAGCATTGAACGTTCTCTTCTATTGAGGGAACTTATTATATTGTTAGTATAGTGCGTATGAACTTTTTAACCATGTGAGCAGAGTTAAATATTCATAAAAAGTTCATAAAAACATTTATACTTTATAAATCAATATTTAATGAAGAAACATTTAATAAGATAAGACAAATCACTTCCCGTTTAACAACAGAAAATAGGATAAAATTACAGCTTATGTTGATAGGCGAACAAACATATTTTTCGGCCGACATTCGCTATGCAGCGCAAAAAATTAAGCGTGTATAAACAATACTCTCGACAAGTACATACTCGATTATTTTTATCATTTACATAAAAGTACAGATATCTTGCATCGACTTCTTCTTCAACGCATGGGCTGGAACACTTGCTCCAACATCAGGGTAGCCTGTAACAATCAACATATAGGGGCGATCGATATCGTTATCACGACCACAAATCTTACTTAGAAAAGACATGGGTTTAGGTGTGTGAGTTAACGTTCCTAAGCCCGCTTGATGCAATGACTGAAGTAGAAATCCTGTCGCAATCCCCACAGACTCATGCACATAATAATTAGCTTTATTATCATCATGTTCTATACCACCGCGCTTTTGTGAAAACACCGCGATAAGCCAAGGAGCACGTTCTAGATAAGACTTATTAGCATTCGTGCCTAATGGCTTTAATGCCTCTAGCCATTCCTTACCGCCACGTCCGTCATAAAATGAATGCTCTAACGCTTCGGCTTCATGACGTATTTGCGACTTTACATTAGGATCGCTTATCGCCACAAAATGCCAAGGCTGATGATTAGCACCACTTGGAGCCGTTGCGGCAGTTTGAATGCATTGAGCAATAATAGCTTCAGAAACGGATCTATCTGAGAACTGTCGAATACTGTGACGACGCTTAATCAACTGATAATAAGCTTGCGCTCTGGTCAGCATCTCCTCTTCACTGTATTCAATAAAATCAATGAGGGGAAAGTGATCTTCAGTTTCTATCATAGCTATCCTTATTGTCTATTGTGCTAAGTGAGCTCTCAATTTTTGATTTTCGATTTCAATGTGTTTATAAAAATCACGGTTTGATAATTTGGAAGCCGCCGCGTCATCAATAACCAACACGACATTTTGATGAAACTGGAGTGCCGACGCAGGACAAGAGGCGGTTAATGCTCCCTCAACTGTGGCTAAAATGGCATCTGACTTACTCTCCCCCGTAGCTAACAGTACCACCTTCTTAGCATCTAAAATAGTTCCTATTCCCATAGTAATAGATAAATGAGGTTGATACTCATCAAGCGTAAAGAAACGGGCATTATCTTCAATCGTCGCTTTAGTTAAGGTTTTAACTCGAGTTCGAGACATTAAGCATGATGAAGGTTCGTTGAAACCAATATGCCCGTTACGACCAATGCCTAACAATTGAATATCTATTCCACCTTTCGCTAAAATCATATTCTCATAATCTAGACATGCATTAATGGGATCTAGAGCATCTCCTGATGGCACAAAGGTTTGTTCTTTATTGATATCTAAATGGTCAAACAGCTTTTCATTCATAAAGTACCGATAACTCTGCGGATGACTCCCCTTTAAACCTAAATATTCATCTAAATTAAAGGTGGTAACATCTTTAAAAGAAACATGATGAGCTTTATTCGCCTCAATTAAACATTGGTACAGAGAAAGAGGAGTCGAACCAGTAGCTAAACCTAAGACTGAATTTGGCTTATTTATTAATTGCTTAATAAAAATATTAGCACCGTATTTTGCAACTTCAACGCTGTCTTTTAAGATAACAATTTGCATAATGTTAAACTCATCCACTCATAAATTAATGACACTAGAATCAACCAAGCCTTGTTTAATAGCACTTACATTTTTAGCAGTACTATCCACACAATGGTATAAATTCAACTCAGGATTAGACGTATGCCTATCACTCTATAGTATGACTATACCCACTTATGACAACGCTGTCATTAGTGGGTGTAGTAAAAAAATAAATAATCAAGTCCATGAAGTGTTGGCCTTTATTCTATTACAATATCGTAGAAAAGCGCGTACTGGACACTCATATACCTAAGAAATGACTTGCTAGTGCCTTCAATCAGCGCGGGGAGTCACGGGGAAAGTGAGAGTGAAAAGTGTACAAACATTGGGTTCACTTACACATTTAATATCTCCACCAAGTGTTTCTGTGGCTAAATTATAAACAATGTGTAATCCTAAACCACTGCCACCTTTCCCATGCTTGGTTGTATAAAATGGTTCAAAAACATGCTCTAAATTAGTGGCAGAGATCCCTGAGCCATTATCTTGATAAGTAATACAAACTGTACCAGCTTCTAAGCTAGCTTTAATCTCTATCATGCCCTCATTTATCTCTTCAAATCCATGATGAAGTGAGTTCATTAAAAAGCTTGAAATGATCTGAGACAAGGCCCCTGGATGACTAAAAATAACAATACCTTCAGGGCAAGAGACATTAATCTGGTGTTTGGTTTGCCGGAATTTTGGCTGAAGACTCATTAATATTTCATTAATATAATTTTTTAAATCAAACTCTCGATATTTATCTGATGATTGATCCACTGACACTTTTTTAAAACTCTTAACTAACTCTGTCGCTCTATGTAAGTTTAGTAATATGATCTCACTCCCTTCTTTCGCACCAGCAATAAATTTTTCAATACTGTCTTCAGATAATTCACCCTCTAAATACTGAGCTTCGAGCAAACTAACCTCGTCTTTAAGAAATGAAGAGGCTGTCAAACTAACCCCTAAGGGTGTGTTAATCTCATGGGCGATACCTGCAACCATACCGCCTAAAGATGCCATTTTTTCAGACTCAACCAATTGTAACTGCGCATCTTGTAAAAGTTTAAATGAGTTCTCGAGATCTATATTCGCTTTATTACTATTTTCCATCTCTTCAGTCACAATAGACAAGACTCGATTGTACTCCTTGGCTATCTGACCCACTTCAGTATGAGGCTCCTCAATAACTCTTTCATCAAAATCACCTTTCTGTTTATGTTTTTCCATCGCTTCAAGTAATTCAACAACTTCATTGTTGGCGCCGTGCTCTGAAATATTTAATCCTCTAATTTCATCCTCTGATGTCACTCTTAATGGGATAACTCTATTGATGAGTTTTAGAAATAAATAAGTGGGGAAAAAAGCCCACGTAAAACAAATAACAATGCCAAAAATTTGTACTGTGATTTGCTCAGAAAAACTAAGTCCAGTGTTCAAAATATCAGCGCTACCAAAAAGTGCAACACACAATGTTCCCCATGCACCACACAAACCATGAACAGGAACCGCCTTCACCACATCGTCTATCTTAAAATGCTCCAATGCTCTGCAACCCGCTAAATAAATAGCACCTGCAAATAGACCAATAATAACAGCTTGGTAGCTACTCACTGAATTACAACTAGCTGTAATACTAACCAAACCAGCGATAGCACCATTAAGCACATGTAAAACACTTGGTTTCTGTTTACGAGAGCCTGTAAGTATTAACGTTGCTATTGCACCACAACTGGCTGACAAGGTGGTATTAATAAGAATAAGTGGAATTGTGTCATCGAATTTTAGTGCACTGCCACCATTAAACCCAAACCAACCAAACCAAAGGATAATGGTTCCCACAGTGGCCATCGGGATATTATGGCCCTGAATCGGTGGCAATTCTTTAACAAAACGACCAATACGTGGTCCTATCACCATTACTGCGGCTAGCGAAGCCCATCCACCGACCGAGTGCACAACACTGCTTCCAGCAAAATCAACAAAACCTTGTTGCTTTAACCAACCGAGATTAATGCCTTCAAACCCTCCGTTCCAAGCCCAACGCCCAAAAACAGGATAAATAATACTAGAAACAAAAAAAGCAATACATAAGTAACCCACAAAGGTGGTTCGCTCAGCCACAGCACCAGACATAATAGTCGCTGCAGTACCACAAAATACCAATTGAAAAACAAAAAATGTCAGCAGCATAGGGGAATTATCCCCTTGCAAAAATAAATAATCATAATTAACAAGCTGGTCAGCTGAACTGTACATAACAGCAAAACCAACCGCCCAGAATAGGGCCGAAGCTAAACAAAAATCACAGAAGTTTTTAACAGCAACATTAATACTATTTTTCGATCTAACTGAGCCAGCTTCTAGAAAACAAAAACCAGCTTGCATAAAAAGCACACTACCTGTAGATATGAGTATCCACATGATATTTTGCGTCTCAATAACTTTTGCTAACTCTAGTTCCAATGGAACACCATAAATAGTCTCTACACAATAAAGGTTAAAATAAGCACATGGCCATAAAGACATTGCACTAATACTTTATGTACGATCTTGAATAATGTTCAATTGCCTATTAGGCACACTTGATCATACGAACAAGTAAATTATAGCTCAAACATTTAACTTTCTACTGAACAAAAAAAAACCAGCATAATCGCTGGTTTTTTTAATAGAGAAGTAAAACAACTGCCGAATAAAAGTCAGCATGCAATTGCCATTACAAATCAGAGACTTATGCTTGGGGCCGCATAGCTGGAAATAAAATAACATCACGAATTGTATGGGTGTTTGTGAATAGCATCACTAAGCGATCAATCCCAATACCTTGGCCCGCAGTAGGAGGTAAACCATGTTCTAACGCTCTGATGTAATCAGCATCATAAAACATCGCTTCATCATCACCTGCATCTTTGGCGTCAACTTGCGCCTTAAAACGGTTATCTTGATCTTCTGCATCATTAAGCTCAGAGAAACCATTTGCAACTTCACGACCACCAATAAAAAACTCAAAACGGTCAGTGATAAAATGGTTATCATCATTACGACGTGCAAGTGGTGATATGTCAGCTGGGTAGCCAGTGATAAAAGTAGGCTGCATCAATTGAGTTTCAGCTGTTTCACCAAAAATTTCTTCAAGAAGCTGACCACAAGTCCAGAACTTTTCAATGGTCATACCAAGACTTTTCGCCAGTTCACGCATAAACTCAACATCTTTAACTTCTTCATAAGTCATAGACTGAATCGTCGCATTATCAGGATTATACTTTTTAATCGCATCAAGCATACTAAGGCGCGCATATGGGCCACCAAAATCAACAGTATGCTCACCATACGGAAGCTGTGGAGAACCACATAGTTCAGTAGCAATAGAACTTAACATCTCTTCCGTTAAATCCATCAGATCATTAAAATCAGCATACGCCATATAGAATTCCATCATAGTGAATTCAGGGTTATGACGAGGAGATAATCCTTCGTTACGGAAGTTACGGTTAATTTCAAACACACGTTCAAAACCACCAACAACCAAACGCTTCAAATAAAGCTCAGGTGCAATACGCAGATACATAGCAATATCAAGTGCGTTATGATGTGTCTCAAAAGGACGAGCCGATGCGCCACCAGGAATACTGTGCATCATAGGAGTTTCGACTTCCATGAACTCTTTTTTTACCATAAAATGACGAATAGCTGAAACGACTTTAGAACGCATGATGAACGCATTACGAGAATCTTCATTCACAATCAAATCAACATAGCGTTGTCGGTAACGAGTCTCTTGATCCGTTAAACCATGGAACTTCTCAGGCAGCGGACGCAAGGCTTTCGTCAATAACTGATATTCTTCCATATTGACATACAAATCGCCTTTACCTGAAAGATGAAGTTGACCAGTAACACCTATAATATCACCAATATCAAGGCCCTGAAATTTATCTTTAAGATCTTTTTGAACATCTTTACCCGCATAAGCTTGAATACGACCGCTGACGTCTTGCAGCACCAAAAAAGGGCCACGCTTTGCCATAATACGGCCAGCAATACTGCGCTGAATGCCCATACCTTCGAGATCTTGTTTAGTTTGGTGACCAAACTCTGCCTGAATATCTGCTGCTTTATGTTTACGGTCAAAATTATTTGGGTGACCATTTGCAGGACAATGGGTTCTAATATGCTCCAACTTAGCACGTCGCTCTGCAATTAATTTATTCTCATCAGGTAATACTTGTTCAGTCATTTTCTTTTCTCATCAATGTGACGGATCACACGTTAAAATTAATTCGCTTGCTTAACTCAAACATACTTATAAACCAGACTTTAAGCTGGCCTCAATAAACTTATCTAAGTCGCCATCAAGCACGCTCTGAGTATTTCTATTTTCAATGCCAGTACGTAAGTCTTTAATACGCGCATCATCCAGCACATATGAACGAATTTGGCTGCCCCAACCTATGTCTGATTTCGCATCTTCAGCCTGCTGTTTGTCAGCATTTTGTTTAAGCATTTCTAATTCATAGAGTTTTGCTTTCAACTGCTTCATCGCTGCGTCACGATTCTTATGTTGTGAGCGATCATTTTGACACTGCACTACAGTATTGGTTGGAACATGAGTAATACGGATCGCTGATTCCGTTTTATTGACATGCTGACCACCGGCACCTGAGGCACGATAAGTATCAATTCTCAAATCTGATGGATTGATATCAATCTCAATAGAATCGTCAATTTCAGGATAAACAAACACTGAACAGAATGAAGTATGACGCTTACCCGAGGAGTCAAAAGGAGATTTACGTACTAAGCGATGCACTCCCGTTTCGGTACGTAATGAACCGAATGCATATTCCCCAGTAAACTTAATTGTTGCACCTTTAATGCCTGCAACGTCACCATCAGTCACCTCAATAAGTTCAGGCTTATAGTCATGTGCATCGCCCCAACGCAAGAACATACGTAGCACCATGTTGGCCCAATCTTGTGCTTCAGTCCCACCGGATCCTGATTGAATATCTAAATAACAATTTGCAATATCATGAGGCCCTGAAAACATGCGGCGGAACTCAAGCTCTTGAAGGCGTTTCTCCAAATCATCAAGTTCACGACTGGCATCAGTAAAAGTGTCTTCATCAGCTTCTTCAACAGCAAGCTCAACTAAACCTTCGATATCTTCAAGACCAGAATCCATATCGTCAATTGTTTTTACCACTAACTCTAAAGCAACGCGCTCTTTACCTAACGCTTGGGCATTTTCTGGATCACTCCATACTTCAGCACTTTCAAGCTCTGCACAAACCTCTTCTAGACGCTCTTTCTTAGCATCATAGTCAAAG is a window of Shewanella sp. VB17 DNA encoding:
- the prfB gene encoding peptide chain release factor 2 (programmed frameshift), which gives rise to MFEVNPVTFKIKDLAERTLLLRRYLDYDAKKERLEEVCAELESAEVWSDPENAQALGKERVALELVVKTIDDMDSGLEDIEGLVELAVEEADEDTFTDASRELDDLEKRLQELEFRRMFSGPHDIANCYLDIQSGSGGTEAQDWANMVLRMFLRWGDAHDYKPELIEVTDGDVAGIKGATIKFTGEYAFGSLRTETGVHRLVRKSPFDSSGKRHTSFCSVFVYPEIDDSIEIDINPSDLRIDTYRASGAGGQHVNKTESAIRITHVPTNTVVQCQNDRSQHKNRDAAMKQLKAKLYELEMLKQNADKQQAEDAKSDIGWGSQIRSYVLDDARIKDLRTGIENRNTQSVLDGDLDKFIEASLKSGL